A window from Sphingobium sp. EM0848 encodes these proteins:
- a CDS encoding RluA family pseudouridine synthase produces MKGKSSGPSRGGPRKPGAAPQGRARGAVKAARARKPDAPKPAPKAAAKAAPAKASPAKGVSLDVRQFRVGADDDGIRLDRWFQRHLPDIGFNTVSRWARTGQLRVDGARAAPGDRVAEGQAIRVPPAEPKAAERARPKRVRPELTDDQVAFAQSLVIHRDAQAIVINKPPGLATQGGTKTDDHVDGLLDALEFELDQRPKLVHRLDKDTSGALLIARTARSAAFFAKAFSSRTARKVYWAIVMGVPSIEDGMIELPIAKQPGTGGEKMHVDEEEGLPARSRYRVIERAGNRAAWVELQPYTGRTHQLRVHMAAIGHPIVGDGKYGGKEAFLSGTISRKMHLHARRIRVDHPDGDRVDVRAELPDHFAASLVSLGFDIHAGDLPLDEEVARKPTREDEKKAARAHAKQIRKGRKGERRARGSTGGAKSGGGQRRK; encoded by the coding sequence ATGAAGGGGAAATCCTCCGGCCCGTCGCGGGGCGGCCCCCGCAAGCCCGGCGCTGCTCCGCAAGGCCGCGCTCGCGGCGCAGTGAAGGCGGCCCGCGCCCGCAAGCCCGATGCCCCCAAACCTGCGCCCAAGGCAGCGGCCAAAGCCGCGCCTGCCAAGGCGTCCCCGGCCAAGGGCGTCTCGCTGGACGTGCGCCAGTTTCGCGTGGGCGCGGATGATGACGGAATCCGGCTCGACCGCTGGTTCCAGCGGCATCTGCCCGATATCGGCTTCAACACCGTGTCGCGCTGGGCGCGCACCGGCCAGCTTCGCGTCGATGGAGCGCGCGCGGCGCCTGGCGACCGCGTTGCGGAAGGTCAGGCCATCCGGGTTCCTCCCGCCGAGCCCAAGGCCGCTGAGAGAGCCAGGCCCAAGCGTGTCCGCCCGGAACTGACCGACGATCAGGTCGCTTTCGCGCAGAGTCTGGTCATTCATCGCGACGCGCAGGCCATCGTCATCAACAAGCCGCCGGGCCTCGCCACGCAGGGCGGGACCAAGACCGACGATCATGTCGACGGGCTGCTGGATGCGCTGGAGTTCGAACTGGACCAGCGTCCCAAGCTGGTCCACCGGCTCGACAAGGACACGTCCGGCGCGTTGCTGATCGCGCGCACGGCGCGTTCGGCCGCCTTTTTCGCCAAGGCTTTTTCCAGCCGCACGGCGCGCAAGGTCTATTGGGCCATCGTCATGGGCGTCCCCTCCATCGAGGACGGCATGATCGAACTGCCGATCGCCAAGCAGCCCGGCACCGGCGGCGAGAAAATGCATGTGGATGAGGAGGAGGGGCTGCCCGCCCGTTCGCGTTATCGTGTGATCGAGCGTGCGGGCAACCGTGCCGCCTGGGTCGAGCTGCAACCCTATACCGGGCGGACCCACCAGCTTCGCGTTCATATGGCGGCGATCGGCCACCCTATCGTGGGCGACGGCAAATATGGCGGCAAGGAAGCCTTTTTGAGCGGCACGATCAGCCGCAAGATGCACCTCCATGCCCGCCGCATCCGGGTGGATCATCCCGATGGCGATCGCGTCGATGTACGCGCGGAGCTTCCCGATCATTTCGCGGCCAGTCTTGTCTCGCTGGGCTTCGACATCCATGCTGGTGATCTGCCGCTGGATGAGGAGGTTGCGCGCAAACCGACCCGCGAGGATGAGAAAAAGGCTGCCCGCGCCCATGCCAAGCAGATTCGCAAGGGCCGCAAGGGCGAACGCCGCGCACGCGGTTCGACCGGCGGCGCAAAGAGCGGTGGAGGCCAGCGCAGGAAATGA
- a CDS encoding glutaminyl-peptide cyclotransferase produces the protein MRHLSVALLGALLLATPALAETHWKLVKTWPHDPGAFTEGLFFHDGALYESTGLEGQSDIRKVDLKTGKTLKRRIIPRPYFGEGIVNWKDRLISLTWRHRQGFVWKLNDFSPISDFRYEGEGWGLTQDGRSIIMSDGSPQLRFLDPEKLTEERRITVTWNGRPVERLNELEYVKGEIWANIWYDSHIVRIDPRTGAVIDWLDITPLIKDSGARESDAVANGIAYDAKGDRLFVTGKNWAKLFEIRMEK, from the coding sequence ATGAGGCACCTGTCCGTCGCACTGCTGGGCGCGTTGTTGCTGGCCACTCCGGCGCTGGCCGAGACGCATTGGAAACTGGTCAAAACCTGGCCCCACGATCCGGGCGCCTTTACCGAGGGCCTCTTCTTCCACGACGGCGCGCTCTATGAGAGCACCGGCCTTGAAGGGCAGTCGGACATCCGCAAGGTCGACCTCAAGACCGGCAAGACGCTGAAGCGCCGCATCATCCCCCGTCCCTATTTCGGTGAAGGCATCGTCAACTGGAAGGACCGGCTGATCAGCCTCACCTGGCGGCACCGGCAGGGTTTCGTCTGGAAACTCAATGACTTTTCGCCCATTTCCGATTTTCGTTATGAAGGGGAAGGCTGGGGGCTGACGCAGGACGGCCGCAGCATCATCATGAGCGACGGTTCCCCGCAACTACGCTTCCTCGATCCCGAAAAACTGACCGAGGAACGGCGCATCACCGTAACCTGGAATGGCCGCCCGGTCGAACGGCTGAATGAACTGGAATATGTGAAGGGCGAGATCTGGGCCAATATCTGGTACGACAGCCATATCGTCCGGATCGATCCGCGCACCGGCGCCGTCATCGACTGGCTCGACATCACCCCCCTCATCAAGGACAGCGGCGCCAGGGAAAGCGACGCAGTGGCCAATGGCATCGCCTATGACGCCAAGGGCGACCGCCTGTTCGTGACCGGCAAGAACTGGGCGAAGCTGTTCGAGATCAGGATGGAGAAATAA
- a CDS encoding folate-binding protein YgfZ, with translation MTGTTLSDRAILRISGEEAKAFLQGLLTRDVPTLKPDEPRWTGLLTPQGKALFDFILWADGADVLIDCEAAQADALAKRLTLYRLRRKVVIAREEGLAVHWAPEAEDKSRDPRLNALGHRWIAPADGGDASAAFRAHRLALGVFEGVGELGQDQILWLETNAEELHGVDYDKGCYVGQENTARMHYRNKVNRRLVAVPLAQADEKRQKALLPDLDLSIELRRVEDLDPAALPGWLASAMAEQAAE, from the coding sequence ATGACTGGCACCACCCTAAGCGACCGCGCGATCCTCAGAATTTCCGGTGAAGAAGCAAAAGCCTTTCTGCAGGGCCTGCTGACCCGCGACGTGCCGACGCTGAAACCGGATGAGCCGCGCTGGACCGGGCTGCTGACACCGCAGGGCAAGGCCCTGTTCGACTTCATCCTTTGGGCCGATGGCGCGGATGTGCTGATCGATTGCGAAGCGGCACAGGCCGATGCGCTGGCGAAGCGGCTGACGCTTTACCGGCTGCGGCGAAAGGTCGTGATTGCCAGGGAGGAAGGGCTGGCCGTGCATTGGGCGCCGGAGGCGGAGGACAAGTCCCGCGATCCGCGCCTCAATGCCCTGGGCCATCGCTGGATCGCACCGGCTGATGGCGGCGATGCGTCGGCGGCTTTCCGCGCGCACCGGCTGGCGCTGGGCGTGTTCGAGGGCGTCGGGGAACTGGGGCAGGATCAGATATTGTGGCTGGAAACCAATGCCGAGGAATTGCACGGCGTCGATTATGACAAGGGCTGCTATGTCGGGCAGGAGAATACAGCCCGCATGCATTATCGCAACAAGGTGAACCGGCGGCTGGTCGCAGTGCCGTTGGCGCAGGCCGATGAGAAGCGCCAGAAGGCCCTGCTGCCCGATCTTGACCTCTCCATCGAGCTGCGCCGGGTAGAGGATCTCGACCCCGCCGCCCTGCCCGGCTGGCTCGCCAGCGCGATGGCGGAGCAGGCAGCCGAATGA
- the crcB gene encoding fluoride efflux transporter CrcB: MINIFLVMAGGAVGSALRYLLGRLAGQLLPGALWPWGTYAANIVGGFAMGLLAGFLARFNTGPGEPIRLLLAVGVLGGFTTFSSFSLETVLMIERGQLGMALAYAAFSVIGAVGALAGGLAIMRSVA; encoded by the coding sequence ATGATCAATATCTTCCTCGTCATGGCAGGCGGCGCCGTTGGATCGGCGCTGCGCTATCTGCTCGGGCGTCTCGCAGGCCAGTTGCTTCCCGGCGCCCTGTGGCCCTGGGGCACCTATGCGGCCAATATCGTCGGCGGCTTTGCCATGGGCCTGCTGGCGGGCTTCCTTGCGCGCTTCAATACCGGGCCGGGCGAACCGATCCGTCTGCTGCTGGCCGTGGGCGTGTTGGGCGGCTTCACCACCTTCTCCTCCTTCAGCCTTGAGACGGTGCTGATGATCGAGCGCGGGCAGTTGGGCATGGCGCTGGCCTATGCCGCCTTTTCCGTCATCGGCGCAGTCGGCGCGCTGGCCGGCGGCCTTGCCATTATGAGGAGCGTAGCATGA
- a CDS encoding dihydroorotase, whose translation MSQTFDLILKNGTVHTPGGAESVDVGVRGGRIVAIGTSLGNGGGDAGETIDCTGLDVLPGCMDSQVHFREPGLEHKEDLESGSRAAVLGGVTAVFEMPNTNPNTDTAERVHDKLNRAHHRMWCDHAFYVGATADNAEQLKELERIPGTSGVKIFMGASTGSLLVDDDAALSRVLASGTRRVAIHAEDEARMNARKDLRVEGDPSSHPVWRDDESAMIATKRIIDLARKARRRIHILHVTTPAELEYIAQHKDIATCEVTPQHLTLAAEDAYPRLGTYAQMNPPIRSQAHRDGLWHWLNQGVPDVLGSDHAPHTIEEKAKAYPASPSGMPGVQTLVPLLLNHVAEGRLSLRRFIELTSSGPQRVFGLVGKGRIALGYDADFTIVDLKKRWTVGSDWLASRCNWSPFEGMDLTGKAVGTIIRGHRVMWEDTLANEAVGEPVRFEATEFA comes from the coding sequence ATGTCCCAAACTTTCGACCTTATCCTGAAGAACGGCACCGTCCACACCCCCGGCGGCGCGGAAAGCGTGGACGTGGGCGTGCGGGGCGGCCGGATCGTCGCCATCGGCACGAGCCTGGGGAACGGGGGAGGCGATGCGGGCGAGACGATCGATTGCACCGGACTCGACGTGTTGCCGGGCTGTATGGACAGTCAGGTCCATTTCCGCGAACCGGGGCTGGAGCATAAGGAAGACCTCGAATCGGGCAGCCGCGCGGCGGTGCTGGGCGGTGTGACGGCGGTGTTCGAAATGCCGAACACCAACCCCAATACCGACACGGCCGAACGCGTCCACGACAAGCTCAATCGCGCCCATCATCGCATGTGGTGCGATCATGCCTTCTATGTCGGCGCCACGGCCGACAATGCCGAGCAGCTTAAGGAACTGGAGCGCATTCCCGGTACTTCGGGCGTCAAGATCTTCATGGGTGCGTCCACTGGAAGCCTGCTGGTGGACGATGATGCAGCGCTTTCGCGGGTGCTGGCCAGCGGCACGCGCCGCGTCGCCATCCACGCGGAGGACGAAGCGCGGATGAACGCCCGCAAGGACTTGCGGGTAGAAGGCGATCCATCCTCCCATCCCGTCTGGCGTGACGATGAAAGTGCGATGATCGCGACGAAGCGCATCATCGACCTGGCCCGAAAGGCGCGCCGTCGCATCCACATCCTGCATGTCACCACGCCTGCCGAACTGGAATATATCGCGCAGCACAAGGACATCGCGACCTGCGAAGTGACGCCGCAGCATCTGACCCTCGCGGCGGAGGATGCCTATCCGCGCCTTGGCACCTATGCCCAGATGAATCCGCCGATCCGCTCGCAGGCGCATCGCGACGGGCTGTGGCACTGGCTCAACCAGGGCGTGCCCGATGTGTTGGGCAGCGACCATGCGCCCCACACGATCGAGGAAAAGGCGAAAGCCTATCCCGCGTCGCCCAGCGGCATGCCCGGTGTCCAGACGCTGGTGCCGCTGCTGCTCAACCATGTGGCGGAGGGGCGCCTGTCGCTGCGCCGCTTCATCGAGCTGACTTCTTCGGGTCCGCAGCGTGTGTTCGGGCTGGTGGGCAAGGGGCGTATCGCGCTTGGTTATGACGCCGACTTCACCATCGTCGATCTCAAGAAGCGCTGGACCGTCGGCAGCGACTGGCTCGCCTCGCGCTGCAACTGGTCGCCGTTCGAGGGGATGGACCTTACCGGCAAGGCGGTCGGCACCATCATTCGCGGCCATCGCGTGATGTGGGAAGATACGCTTGCCAATGAAGCGGTCGGTGAACCCGTACGCTTCGAAGCGACCGAATTCGCCTAA
- a CDS encoding DUF808 domain-containing protein, translating into MPSGLIALLDDVAGIAKLAASSLDDVAAAAGKAGSKAAGVVIDDTAVTPRYVMGLTPERELPIIWKIAKGSLRNKLLFLLPAALVLSAFAPWLLPPLLMLGGAFLCFEAVEKLLEAVQGGHDVAEDALTTHSSRELEDQKVSGAIRTDFILSGEIMAIALGTVASEPIWEQAIILVVVAILITAGVYGVVGFIVKMDDIGLHLAERRSAGAQALGRAMVKAMPVLMSILGAVGTAAMLWVGGGLIVHGLHEFHWDAIPGAIHHVAELAAHAVPAIASFVDWLVNAIGGGLVGLVVGGVIVAALHLFKKH; encoded by the coding sequence ATGCCTTCGGGTCTGATCGCGCTGCTCGATGACGTAGCGGGGATTGCCAAGCTTGCCGCCAGTTCGCTGGACGATGTCGCCGCCGCCGCGGGCAAGGCGGGATCGAAAGCCGCCGGCGTGGTGATCGACGATACCGCCGTCACGCCGCGCTACGTCATGGGCCTGACGCCCGAACGCGAACTGCCGATCATCTGGAAGATCGCCAAGGGGTCGCTGCGCAACAAATTACTGTTCCTGTTGCCCGCCGCGCTGGTGCTGAGCGCCTTTGCGCCCTGGCTGCTGCCGCCGCTGCTGATGCTGGGCGGCGCCTTTCTCTGCTTCGAGGCGGTCGAGAAACTGCTGGAGGCGGTTCAGGGCGGGCATGATGTGGCGGAAGACGCGCTGACCACGCACAGCTCGCGAGAGCTGGAGGATCAGAAGGTGTCCGGCGCGATCCGCACCGATTTCATCCTCTCGGGGGAGATCATGGCGATCGCGCTCGGCACGGTGGCCAGCGAACCGATCTGGGAACAGGCGATCATTCTGGTGGTCGTCGCCATCCTCATCACGGCGGGCGTCTATGGCGTGGTCGGCTTCATCGTGAAGATGGACGATATCGGCCTGCACCTTGCCGAGCGCCGTTCGGCAGGCGCGCAAGCCCTTGGGCGCGCCATGGTGAAGGCGATGCCGGTGCTGATGTCGATATTGGGCGCGGTCGGCACGGCGGCGATGCTGTGGGTCGGCGGCGGGCTGATCGTCCACGGCCTGCATGAGTTTCATTGGGACGCGATTCCCGGCGCGATCCATCATGTCGCTGAACTGGCCGCCCATGCCGTTCCCGCCATAGCGTCCTTTGTCGATTGGCTGGTGAATGCCATTGGCGGGGGTCTGGTGGGGCTGGTCGTCGGCGGCGTCATCGTGGCGGCGCTGCATCTGTTCAAGAAGCACTGA
- the rarD gene encoding EamA family transporter RarD — translation MAALGAYGAWGLLPIFFRLLHHVAPVEIVAQRVLWSLILILSVLGARRNLPALLAVLRNPRLMLPLGASAMLIGANWLTYVWAVNSGHVIASSLGYFLNPLVSVGLGVVVLKEKLRRGQIAAIVIAATGVAIMAASALTTLWISVALALTFALYGLVRKLTPVLPMLGLGAETMLLAPLALAYLLWLSGHGGSALGSDGRTTALLIISGAVTTVPLVLFAMAAQRLPMAMLGLMQYIAPTLQFLSGVLLFGEKLSRGQMMSFALIWLGLILFATDSLTAARRNRMATV, via the coding sequence CTGGCTGCCCTTGGCGCCTATGGCGCATGGGGGCTGTTGCCGATCTTTTTCCGGCTGCTCCACCATGTCGCGCCGGTCGAGATCGTCGCGCAGCGCGTCCTTTGGTCATTGATCCTGATATTGAGCGTGCTGGGTGCCAGGCGGAACCTGCCCGCGCTGCTGGCCGTGCTGCGCAATCCGCGCCTGATGCTGCCGCTTGGCGCATCGGCCATGCTGATCGGGGCGAACTGGCTGACCTATGTCTGGGCCGTGAACAGCGGGCATGTGATCGCATCGAGCCTCGGCTATTTCCTCAATCCCCTGGTCAGTGTCGGCCTGGGCGTGGTCGTCCTCAAGGAAAAGCTGCGGCGCGGGCAGATCGCGGCCATTGTCATCGCGGCAACGGGCGTAGCGATCATGGCGGCGTCGGCGCTCACCACCTTGTGGATCAGCGTGGCTCTGGCCCTGACCTTCGCGCTTTACGGGTTGGTACGGAAACTGACCCCGGTGTTGCCGATGCTGGGGCTGGGTGCGGAAACGATGCTGCTGGCGCCGTTGGCGCTCGCCTATCTGCTCTGGCTGTCGGGCCATGGCGGCTCGGCGCTCGGCAGCGACGGCCGGACGACGGCGCTGCTGATCATCAGCGGCGCGGTCACGACCGTGCCGCTGGTCCTGTTCGCCATGGCTGCCCAGCGGCTCCCGATGGCGATGCTGGGGCTGATGCAATATATCGCGCCCACGCTCCAGTTTCTGAGCGGCGTCCTGCTGTTCGGAGAGAAACTGTCCCGAGGGCAGATGATGAGCTTTGCGCTGATCTGGCTTGGTCTGATCCTGTTTGCGACGGACAGCCTCACCGCCGCCCGCCGCAACCGGATGGCCACCGTTTAG
- a CDS encoding murein L,D-transpeptidase catalytic domain family protein: MDRRSFTKLALSGLAFSFLADSAGRAASLGETLPKFPVPATPRPIPTGPLAAQPYAKLLERAKAALDQHGHLFELRDRVALADFNAPSRELRFHVVDLIGGQASSYLVAHGRGSDPEHSGWLQSFSNEPNSLASCSGAFKTGEIYEGQHGRAIRLMGLDPQNNNAEIRAIVVHGADYVSEDHIATWGKIGRSEGCFALARHMLPQFIGLVGPGRLLYADKIIGA; the protein is encoded by the coding sequence ATGGATCGTCGTAGTTTTACCAAGCTCGCCTTGAGCGGACTGGCTTTTTCCTTTCTTGCCGACAGTGCGGGTCGGGCCGCTTCGCTGGGCGAAACGCTGCCCAAATTCCCTGTGCCGGCAACGCCGCGTCCGATTCCCACCGGGCCGCTGGCGGCGCAGCCCTATGCAAAATTGCTGGAGCGGGCCAAGGCCGCGCTAGACCAGCACGGGCATCTGTTCGAACTGCGCGACCGTGTTGCGCTGGCCGATTTCAACGCTCCCTCGCGTGAATTGCGCTTTCATGTGGTCGATCTGATCGGCGGGCAGGCCAGTTCCTATCTGGTGGCCCATGGCCGGGGGTCGGACCCGGAACATTCGGGATGGCTTCAGAGCTTCTCCAACGAACCCAATTCGCTGGCCAGTTGTTCGGGCGCGTTCAAGACGGGCGAAATCTATGAAGGGCAGCACGGCCGCGCCATCCGCCTGATGGGGCTGGACCCTCAGAACAATAATGCCGAAATCCGCGCCATCGTCGTGCATGGCGCGGATTATGTGAGCGAGGATCATATCGCGACCTGGGGCAAGATCGGGCGCAGCGAAGGCTGCTTCGCGCTCGCCCGCCATATGTTGCCGCAGTTCATCGGGCTGGTCGGACCCGGGCGGCTGCTTTACGCCGACAAGATCATCGGGGCCTGA
- a CDS encoding HAD-IA family hydrolase — protein MSNRLAVFDCDGTLVDSQHSICTAMIRAFEGEKLVPPDRATILSVVGLSLPLAMARLLPQADAAYHDHLAEGYKLAFRQLRRENAVSEPLYPGIADLIRELDADGWLLGVATGKSDRGLNLCLSHHGIHAHFVTLQTADRHPSKPHPSMLLTAMAEAGASPESTVMIGDTSFDIDMALAAGTRALGVGWGYHTPQDLVAAGAHSVAMDSEELRGHIHAR, from the coding sequence ATGAGCAACCGTCTGGCCGTGTTCGATTGCGACGGCACGCTGGTCGACAGCCAGCATAGCATCTGCACGGCCATGATCCGCGCCTTTGAGGGCGAAAAACTGGTCCCGCCCGATCGTGCGACGATCCTGTCCGTGGTGGGCCTGTCGCTGCCGCTCGCCATGGCGCGGCTGCTTCCGCAGGCGGACGCGGCCTATCACGATCATCTGGCGGAGGGGTACAAGCTCGCCTTCCGGCAATTGCGCCGTGAAAACGCCGTGTCGGAGCCACTTTATCCGGGCATTGCCGATCTGATCCGCGAACTGGATGCCGATGGCTGGCTGCTGGGCGTCGCCACCGGCAAGTCCGACCGGGGCCTTAATCTCTGCCTCAGCCATCATGGCATTCATGCGCATTTCGTGACGCTCCAGACCGCGGATCGTCACCCGTCCAAGCCGCATCCCTCAATGCTGCTGACGGCCATGGCGGAGGCGGGCGCGTCGCCGGAAAGCACGGTCATGATCGGTGACACCAGCTTCGACATCGACATGGCTCTGGCGGCGGGCACCCGCGCGCTGGGCGTCGGCTGGGGTTATCACACGCCGCAGGATCTGGTCGCGGCGGGCGCGCACAGCGTGGCGATGGACAGCGAAGAATTGCGCGGCCATATCCACGCCCGATGA
- a CDS encoding ATP12 family chaperone protein, translating into MKRFYKDVSVVPTDGGFEIRLDGRPVRTPARAPLALPNAMLAEAIAEEWRAQGETIDPRSMPFTGLANGAIDQIAPNRESFASGIARYGESDLLCYRAEGPGELIAREAAAWDPLLDWARHRYDVTFVVTQGIIPVAQPVETLERLDAAVAALDPFTLAGLSTLVTLSGSLVCGLAIVEGGHDAELIWTAAEIDEAWEVEQWGEDAEAAARSAQRRNEFAMARAFCGMTRA; encoded by the coding sequence ATGAAACGCTTCTACAAGGATGTCAGCGTCGTTCCCACCGATGGCGGGTTCGAGATCCGGCTCGATGGCCGGCCCGTCCGCACTCCCGCCCGCGCGCCGCTGGCCTTGCCCAATGCCATGCTGGCCGAGGCCATTGCCGAGGAATGGCGCGCGCAGGGCGAGACGATCGATCCGCGCTCCATGCCCTTCACCGGCCTTGCCAATGGCGCCATCGACCAGATCGCGCCCAATCGCGAGAGTTTCGCCAGCGGCATTGCCCGCTATGGCGAGAGTGATCTGCTCTGCTACCGCGCCGAAGGGCCGGGGGAACTGATCGCCCGTGAGGCGGCCGCCTGGGACCCGCTGCTGGATTGGGCGCGTCATCGCTATGATGTGACCTTTGTCGTGACGCAGGGCATCATCCCTGTCGCCCAGCCTGTCGAGACGCTGGAGCGGCTGGACGCTGCGGTGGCTGCGCTCGATCCGTTCACGCTTGCGGGTCTGTCCACGTTGGTCACGCTTTCCGGCTCGCTGGTTTGCGGCCTCGCCATTGTCGAGGGTGGGCATGACGCCGAGCTGATCTGGACGGCAGCCGAAATCGATGAGGCGTGGGAAGTCGAGCAATGGGGCGAGGATGCCGAAGCGGCCGCCCGTTCAGCGCAGCGTCGAAACGAATTTGCCATGGCGCGAGCTTTTTGCGGGATGACCCGAGCCTGA